The Deltaproteobacteria bacterium genome includes the window ACTCGCCCAGTAGGCAGAAAAACCCATCGAGTCTTTGAGATAGAGCGGCACGTAGGTAATCAATGACATTTGCCCAATCAGATAGAGCCCGGTGCCGACGCTGATCGGCACGAATTTCCAGACATTCAAGGGTTCATTGGCTGCCTGTGCGGCGGTCTCGCGATCTTCCTCGGGTGCATGTTTTTCATCCGGCTCGCGCCACCAAAACGAAAACAAAAAGCCGAAAAAAAAATTGATCGCGCCCAACGCCGCCAAGGCACCGCGCCAGCCCATCAGCAGCACGAGCTGCGGCGCCAGCATCGCCGTCAGCACGCCACCGGCGGGCACGCCGGTCTGTTTGGTGCCCATCGCTGTGGCGCGCTCGTCGCGATGGAACCAGGCCATGACGCCCTTGCTCGAGGACGGATTGAGAAAAGCGTAACCCAAGCCGGCGAGAAAGAAACTCGCGCAGCCCCAGGTAAACGACGGCATCAGCGCCGCGCCGAACGTGCACACACCGACGGCCAAATGGCCCTGCAGCGTCGTCCGGCGCACGCCGAGGCGATCCGCCAGTTTGCCGGCAAAAAACGAAAAGCCGGTCATGGCGAGGTAAAACGATGAGAAGAACAAGCCGACTTGAGCGCGCGTCAGCCCCAAGTCGTCTTTGTAGAAAGGCCCCAGCGTGTTGATGCCGTACTGCGCGGCGGCAGCGATGATGTGTGAGGTCGTGATCAGCGCGAGAATGGTCCAGCGAAAACGATCGCGCGCAGCGGCAGACTCAGCCATCAGATTTGCTGCGCTTCAATCGAACACCGTCGAGGAATAGCTTTCGACATCGGTGAACGCCTCGACCACACTCGGGCCACCGAGAGAAAAAGCCCACGCCAGCGCGGCGCGAAACTCATCAGCCGTCTTGGCACCGCGGCACGGCACACCGAAATAGTGCGCCGGCGATTCCGGCGGCGGGCCGAGAAAAACCCCGGAGAGCGGATTGTGATTGTGTTCCTGTTTGCGCTTCATCAAGCCGAGCCAGCCGTCGTTGAGCACCACGATCGGCACAGCGAGATTCAAGCGGCGCGCCAACGCCAACTCACCGCCGGTCATTTGAAAGCCGCCGTCGCCAACGACACAAACAACCTGTCGTTCGGGATGAACCAATTTCGCTGCGTACGCTGCAGGCATGCCGTAGCCCATCGACGACCAACCGTTGGTCGCCAACAAAGTCTTCGGCAAATCCGTGCGCCATTGGGAAGCAATCTGATGCGTATGCGCGCCGACGTCGTAAGCGAGTATGCCGTCGACCGAAAGTTTGTCCCGCAGGATGTCGATTGCGTGATGCGCAGCGAATGCGCTCATCACCGGGCGCAGCGCGCGATCGAGCAACTCGCGCTGCGCGGCAAATTCTTCCAGCGTCCAGTCGTTTTTTGTTGGGGGAATCCGGTTAAGCGCTTCGACCGCTGGGTCGAAGTCACACGCAGTGTTCCAAACGAAGTTGAGCCCGTTTCCCGGCTCCGCCGCTTCGTTGCTGATATGAACGATCGGTGTGTTTTGTTTCACCCATTCTTCGTAATTGATCTCAATGGGGTCGTAGCCAACGGCGATGACGAGATCAGCCTGATCGGTGAATTTTTTGACATCGGTTCGGCGCGCGCGGCCGATGACGCCGCCCCAATGCGGATGGCTTTCTGGCAGAAAACCCTTGCCATGGAGCGTCGTCACAAACGGCAGTTTTTGCTTGTCGATGAAACGTTTCAGTTCGGCGCCGGCCTTGCTGCGCGTAAACGTAAGTCCGGTGATAACCAACGGTCGTCGCGCGTTTTGCAGTGCCAGGGTCAGCGCAGAACGCAGATCATTGGACAAATCCGGCTCCGCAGCGAAATTTTCCCGTCTCGCCGTGCCGGCCACCGTATTCGCGCGCGCAATATCTTCGGGCAAGTCCAAGTGCACAGGTCCCGGCGGTTCACCAGTGGCGATCGCCAAAGCTTGCGCCAGCGTTTCGCTGACCCGGCCATCGCGCAGAGAAAAAGTCGCCTTGGTCAAAGGCTTGAACAGCGCGTGGTGATCGATGCGCATCTGAATGCGCCGCTCCAACCACGCCGAACCGACGTTGCATGTGATCGCCAACGCCGGCGCGCGATCGAGCCAGGCGCAGCCGACACCGGTGGTAAGATTGGTCGCGCCCGGGCCTACGGTAGAAACACAAACCCCGGGCACGCCGGTGAGATAACCGACTGTGCTCGCCATGAACCCAGCCGATGTTTCACTGGCGGTAAGCACGAATTTGACCGAACTCTGCCGCAGCGCTTCGATCAGCGGCAGCACTGGCCCGCTGGGAATGCCAAACACCCAGCGCACGCCGGCGGCTTCGAGGATGCGGACGATGAGATCGCTGTTATTCATGTGTATGGGAAAAATACTTCACCACGAAGACGCGAAGGACACGGAGTTCGGATAGAAGTTTTGTTTATTGCTTTTCTTGCCTCGGTGATCTTCGTGTCTGCGTGGTGAAAGTTTCTCAGCGCCACTAGTTGCCTATCCGCACCGGATCGATCGCGTCCTGCACTGCGCGGATGATCGACAGCGCCGTGAGCTTGCCGGTTTTCGGATTTTCGCTCGGGATATTTTCAATGTGCACGTGGAGCAAGCCAAACTCGCCTTCGATGTCGATATCGTGATGGTTGCGCGCCTGGCCGGGGACAGCGACGATGCGCACGCGGGTCTTGTCCGGGCCGATGCCCGCCAGGCTGACCGCGCCGGTGACGTTGACGTTGGCCGGAAATCCTCGGCAGGCTTCGCGCGCGTTGCCGGAAAAAACCTCTTTTCCCTCTGTGAGCCCGAGCAGCGAAATGCCCCGCTCAACGAGATAAGGCGCGCCTTCCAAACCGAGCGGCGGTTTGCGCGTCGTGTGGGTCACGTGCTTGATCGCGCCCACCGATGCCGACTTGATGCCGTCCAAACCAGCGATGGCACCGGAAGGCAGGTAGAGGCGGCAACCCGTTTTGCGCGACAGCTCCATGATCTCGGGATGTTCCACCACCGCGCCGACACTAATCACCATCAGCTCCTTGCCCGCGGCGAAAGCTTTTTGCGCCAATTCCAATACAACATCGCCGCCGGCGGCCTCGATTACTAAGTCCGACGCCGCGATCAACCCGTCGAGGGACATGTAAGGAGGCGGATTCTTAAACGCCGTGAGAAACTCACGCGCCTTCGACTCGGTCCGGCTGGTGACCGCGGCAACCCGCACAGCAAGCTTGCCGTCTTCAACCGCTTTGATGAGCGCTTTGCCGATCGCCCCGCAACCGACGATACCGATGGATTTCATGTTATTCTCCACTAACGACAACCTGTATCGCGAAGCTTTTCAGCCTGTCAATCCGATGGCACAAGCACATACAGCATCCAGTAAACCACCACCCCGGTCACCGAAACATACAGCCAAATCGGCAACGTCCAGCGGGCAATCCGCCGGTGGGCGTCAAACCTTGCGCGCAGCGCGCGCGAAAGGGTCATCAGCACCAGCGGCACCATCGCCGTGGCGAGGACTGTGTGCGTGATCAGAATCGTGAAATAGACCGGACGAATCCAGCCCTGGCCCTGGAACTTCACCGAGCCGACGTTGAAGTGATAGATCAAATACGAAATCAAGAACAACACCGAGCTGGCGCACGCCAGCAGCATGCAGCGGCGGTGCGCTTCACGATTTTTCGCGCGAATGAAAAGATAGCCGGTGAAAAGCAAAACGGCGCTGAGTGAGTTCAGCGCCGCGTTGAGAGTCGGTAGATCGGTGAGCGAAATCAATGGGGATAGATATCCGGCAGCAGCATCAGGATCAAAAAAACGCAAAGCGCAAAGGGCACAAGCGCGATGATCGTCAGCGTCTTTTTCTCCATCTTCAAATGCATGAAATGCAAAGCCACCAACGCCGCCTTCCAAACCGCCAATATTACCAGGATCGCCGCCAACGTCATCTTCGACAGACCGAGAAAAGTCACCGCAACTTCGATGACCGTCAGGACCGTCAAGATGACGAAGATTTTAATGTAGTTATGCTGCGAGTGGGCCGCCGTGGACATGTTTTCCTCTCGGTTCTGCTAGAGCAAATAAACGAACGTAAAGATCAAGATCCAGACCAGATCGACGAAGTGCCAGTACAACCCGGCGATCTCGACGTGCTTGGCCTGATAGCGACCGCGATTGACCGCCATCAAAACGCAGATGTTGTAAATCACGCCGCCGGTCACGTGCATGCCGTGGAAACCCGTTAAGATAAAAAACGTCGTGGCAAACAGATCCTTGCTGAAAGTCAGATTGTACTTGGGCAGTATGTCTGTAAACAGATGCGTCCATTCATAGGCTTGCAGGCCAAGAAAGATCGCGCCGCCAAGGATGGTAAAGCCCATGAACTTTTTAAATTTGGCTTTGTTGCCGTCTTGGATCGCCGCCAACGCCAGCACCATGGTGACACTGCTGACAATCAGCAAAAATGTCATCATCGCCGTCAGGTTGATGCCCAGAACTTCGGAAGGCACTGGCCAACTCTTGCTCGCGTAGCGCAAGATGCCATAACCGACGATCAAAGCGCCGAACGACATGGCGTCGCCGGCGAGAAACAACCACATGCCGAGCTTGCCCCAGCTCTCCGGGGTGAGCGGCTTTTCCGCCGGCTGGACATGTCCATGTCCGCCGTGCGCCGCAACAGCCTCACTCATCTTGCACTTTCCTCCTGATTCAAAGCTATCGGAGCCACCGTTTCTTGCGATTCGTTATCGCGCTTGGCGACCGCCCGTCGATAGGCCACGAAAAGAACCGTTCCAATGGTGCCAAACACCAGGTACGGCGTCGCCAGCAAAAATAGCACGCTGGCATTGAAGCCCCCGGCGGTGGGATCGTTCTCGCCGGTGATGCAAACCGAACAGGCATACGCGCGCTGTGCCAGCGCTACAAGCACGCCGCACGCTACACCAAGAACCTTCGCCTTCATAAAATTATCTTTCGATAACTAGCCCAACCCTGCTGCTCTGTCAATAAAGATAAACCAGCCCGTAGAGCACCGGCCAAAGCGCGACGACGAACATCCAGTACATGTTGCAGGTCTGCACGCCGACATGCTGCCGGCCAGTGTAGCTGCCCTGACGGGCTTGCAGCAAAACCACCAACAGCCAGGTCAATCCGCCGAACACGTGCAGCGCGTGAAAGCCGATCAGCGTGTAAAACAGCCCGCCGTAGACACTGCTGCTCACGGTCAGACCAAAGCGCAGGAGCTGCGCCCACTCGTAGCCTTGTATGAACAAAAAAGCCGTCCCCAGCGCTGCCGTAATGGCAAGATACCGCACCAGCCCAATGCGATCGCTCACCCGCGCGGCTTTCAAGGCGCGCCACATGGTAAAAGCGCTGGCGATCAGGATGATCGTGTTGACACCGGTCACCCCCACCGGTAGACGCGGCTGAAAGGGCGGCGGCCAATGCACGGCGTTGACTCGAAAAACCAGATAGGCGCCGATCAATCCGGCGAAAAACATCACTTCGGCGCCGAGAAACATGACTACGGCCAACCAAGCATTTGCGGCGATCGGCCGGTTCGGCCGCACCGGCGGCGCCGGTGGCTCGCCGCCACCGAAGCGCGCCGCTTTGCCGACGGCAACCGGCTCGAACTCGGTCAACTTCCTCGCGGTCGATTCTTGCGCCATGGCTCGCTACCTCATCAGTACGCGATGATAAAAGCGACGACTGCGGCGATGTAAAGCAAGATAAACCCACTTAACAAGAGGCCGAAGCGGGATATCTTCGGCTGCCACTTGGCTGCCGTATGTCGGTCCATGGTGGTCATTGTACTCAATGAGGCACTCGATCTAAAGCCATCACCAGCAATGACACGGGAAGATAGATGAGCGAGGCAAAAAGCAAGTGGCGCGCCCGCCTGAGGGTCGAGTCAAGTACTAAGCGAATGCCATAGACCAGAAAGCCAACGCCCAGCGCAAACGCCACCACGAAATAAATCGGCCCAGCGACACCCAAGAGCGTCGGCAAGAGGCTCACCACTAAAAGGGCCGCCGTGTGGCTAACGATTTGTCGACTCGTGCTGCTGCCTTCGGGCTCGATCACCGGCAGAAATTGAATACCGGCTTTTGCATAATCTTCACAGTAAAGCCGCGCAATCGCCAGCGTATGCGGCACCTGCCACAGAAACATGATGGCAAATAAAACCCATGCCGACACGTCCAGGCTATCGCGCGCGGCGACCCAGCCGATGACCGGCGGCAGAGCGCCCGGCACCGCACCCACGAGCATGCACAGGGAGCTGCGCGGCTTCATCGGCGTGTAAAGAACCAGATAGCTCAGAGTGATAAACGCCGTAACCAAAGCGCTCAACAAGCTCACCGCTAACCAGAGGTAGACCAGGCCCGCCAAGGCGACGGCGACGCCGAACCAAAGCGCCTCACGCGCGGCGATGCGACCATCCGGCACGGGCCGGCGCCGGGTGCGTTCCATCAACGCATCGGTCTGGCGCTCCATGAACTGATTGAGCGCCAACGTGCCGCCGGCGGCTAGGGCGACGCCAAAGAGCATTTGCAGCAGGCGCAAATAATTCGGCACCTCACCGGAGCCGACATAAAATCCGACAAACGCCGTGATCAGAATCATCAAGACCACGCGCGGCTTGGTCAGTTCAAAAAAATCGGCGACGCGGCGCGCCACGAACGCGCCGGAGAGGATCGTGCTTTGGCTGCTCGAGCTCATGCGGGAAGCTGCTCCGATAGGACCTGACGACGACCGACAGCTGCGGTTGCGCCCCTCGAATAACGATACGCGCGCAGCGTCAAGACCACGCTGGTCGCCAACATCAATGCGCCGACGACCAGATGGGAGGTCGTTAATATTACAATCGCCTCGAACGGCCAACGTAGCGCAACGGTAAACTTGGCAAGGTAAGAAACGGTGCCGAGAATGACCTGCAGACCCAGTAAGATCGCCAGCCACACGGCCGGCCGCGCCAGCGTTTTTTGCTCGGCATGGGCACGCAACACCCGGAGCAGCAACAAGACCACGTGCACAGCGACCAGCGCGGCGAATAACAGATGGCCATCCAAGCGCTCGCCGGTGTGGCGCAAGAGCGCGCCGAAAATCACCTGCACGTAAATCAAACCGGTGGTGATCGCAGCAAGTCGGCGCAGCTTGCCGCCGTCAACGACGAGCGGATTTTTCATCTCGGTGCGCCATTCAGCCGAGGTAAAGACCGCCAGGCAGACGGTCAGGGCAAAGAACGCCTGAGCGAAACAGGCGTGCACGATGGCCAACGTGTCCCGCAGTAGCACAACTCGCAACCCGCCCAAGACGCCCTGGAAAATAACCAGGCCAAGGGCGAAGATACCCAACCAACGGAGCCAGTTGCGCGACTCCTTGAGCCACAATGTGACCGCCAAAACAATGGTGAGCAAGCCGACGCAGGAAGCCACCAAGCGGTGGCTGTGCTCATAGAAAATGCCGCCGATCATCTTCGACCACGGATAGAGAAACATGTTGTAGCCGAACGTTGTCGGCCAATCGGGAACCGCTAAGCCGACGCCAAGGCTGGTCACCAGCCCGCCGATAAAAAGGAGAGGAAGAGTCGC containing:
- a CDS encoding DUF420 domain-containing protein; this encodes MSLTDLPTLNAALNSLSAVLLFTGYLFIRAKNREAHRRCMLLACASSVLFLISYLIYHFNVGSVKFQGQGWIRPVYFTILITHTVLATAMVPLVLMTLSRALRARFDAHRRIARWTLPIWLYVSVTGVVVYWMLYVLVPSD
- a CDS encoding cytochrome oxidase assembly protein → MKAESGKGGHAVLSQSFSPWPHRLAVVLSCATLPLLFIGGLVTSLGVGLAVPDWPTTFGYNMFLYPWSKMIGGIFYEHSHRLVASCVGLLTIVLAVTLWLKESRNWLRWLGIFALGLVIFQGVLGGLRVVLLRDTLAIVHACFAQAFFALTVCLAVFTSAEWRTEMKNPLVVDGGKLRRLAAITTGLIYVQVIFGALLRHTGERLDGHLLFAALVAVHVVLLLLRVLRAHAEQKTLARPAVWLAILLGLQVILGTVSYLAKFTVALRWPFEAIVILTTSHLVVGALMLATSVVLTLRAYRYSRGATAAVGRRQVLSEQLPA
- the cyoE gene encoding protoheme IX farnesyltransferase, with protein sequence MSSSSQSTILSGAFVARRVADFFELTKPRVVLMILITAFVGFYVGSGEVPNYLRLLQMLFGVALAAGGTLALNQFMERQTDALMERTRRRPVPDGRIAAREALWFGVAVALAGLVYLWLAVSLLSALVTAFITLSYLVLYTPMKPRSSLCMLVGAVPGALPPVIGWVAARDSLDVSAWVLFAIMFLWQVPHTLAIARLYCEDYAKAGIQFLPVIEPEGSSTSRQIVSHTAALLVVSLLPTLLGVAGPIYFVVAFALGVGFLVYGIRLVLDSTLRRARHLLFASLIYLPVSLLVMALDRVPH
- a CDS encoding heme-copper oxidase subunit III, with product MAQESTARKLTEFEPVAVGKAARFGGGEPPAPPVRPNRPIAANAWLAVVMFLGAEVMFFAGLIGAYLVFRVNAVHWPPPFQPRLPVGVTGVNTIILIASAFTMWRALKAARVSDRIGLVRYLAITAALGTAFLFIQGYEWAQLLRFGLTVSSSVYGGLFYTLIGFHALHVFGGLTWLLVVLLQARQGSYTGRQHVGVQTCNMYWMFVVALWPVLYGLVYLY
- a CDS encoding MFS transporter encodes the protein MAESAAARDRFRWTILALITTSHIIAAAAQYGINTLGPFYKDDLGLTRAQVGLFFSSFYLAMTGFSFFAGKLADRLGVRRTTLQGHLAVGVCTFGAALMPSFTWGCASFFLAGLGYAFLNPSSSKGVMAWFHRDERATAMGTKQTGVPAGGVLTAMLAPQLVLLMGWRGALAALGAINFFFGFLFSFWWREPDEKHAPEEDRETAAQAANEPLNVWKFVPISVGTGLYLIGQMSLITYVPLYLKDSMGFSAYWASQALALTQGGAVIGRIGWGVASDKLFGGRRKIVLVLIGICSALLTTALGWMTPQSPVFLVMVILFLAGVSLVGYQGVSYALAGELAGKARAGQALGMMITFNAAAATLGTPLFGYIVDRTGSYPVGWFSLSAAITAGVIGLAILLEEPKRVR
- a CDS encoding cytochrome oxidase subunit III, yielding MSEAVAAHGGHGHVQPAEKPLTPESWGKLGMWLFLAGDAMSFGALIVGYGILRYASKSWPVPSEVLGINLTAMMTFLLIVSSVTMVLALAAIQDGNKAKFKKFMGFTILGGAIFLGLQAYEWTHLFTDILPKYNLTFSKDLFATTFFILTGFHGMHVTGGVIYNICVLMAVNRGRYQAKHVEIAGLYWHFVDLVWILIFTFVYLL
- a CDS encoding thiamine pyrophosphate-binding protein yields the protein MNNSDLIVRILEAAGVRWVFGIPSGPVLPLIEALRQSSVKFVLTASETSAGFMASTVGYLTGVPGVCVSTVGPGATNLTTGVGCAWLDRAPALAITCNVGSAWLERRIQMRIDHHALFKPLTKATFSLRDGRVSETLAQALAIATGEPPGPVHLDLPEDIARANTVAGTARRENFAAEPDLSNDLRSALTLALQNARRPLVITGLTFTRSKAGAELKRFIDKQKLPFVTTLHGKGFLPESHPHWGGVIGRARRTDVKKFTDQADLVIAVGYDPIEINYEEWVKQNTPIVHISNEAAEPGNGLNFVWNTACDFDPAVEALNRIPPTKNDWTLEEFAAQRELLDRALRPVMSAFAAHHAIDILRDKLSVDGILAYDVGAHTHQIASQWRTDLPKTLLATNGWSSMGYGMPAAYAAKLVHPERQVVCVVGDGGFQMTGGELALARRLNLAVPIVVLNDGWLGLMKRKQEHNHNPLSGVFLGPPPESPAHYFGVPCRGAKTADEFRAALAWAFSLGGPSVVEAFTDVESYSSTVFD
- a CDS encoding aspartate dehydrogenase — translated: MKSIGIVGCGAIGKALIKAVEDGKLAVRVAAVTSRTESKAREFLTAFKNPPPYMSLDGLIAASDLVIEAAGGDVVLELAQKAFAAGKELMVISVGAVVEHPEIMELSRKTGCRLYLPSGAIAGLDGIKSASVGAIKHVTHTTRKPPLGLEGAPYLVERGISLLGLTEGKEVFSGNAREACRGFPANVNVTGAVSLAGIGPDKTRVRIVAVPGQARNHHDIDIEGEFGLLHVHIENIPSENPKTGKLTALSIIRAVQDAIDPVRIGN